From Trueperaceae bacterium, a single genomic window includes:
- the dnaJ gene encoding molecular chaperone DnaJ, with protein sequence MPDYYALLGVDRSADAAQIKSAYRRLALKYHPDRNPGDKEAEERFKQINEAYAVLSDPEKRSRYDRYGTVDESMPVGMDIFDIFASVFGGGMGGMGMGRAARGRGQPGEDLEVEVEVTLEQAWAGETVKVPVERMVLCDHCHGDRAEPGTDGKRTCPTCGGVGQVRTHAQSLFGTVMTTRTCPECRGDGQVITEPCTVCGGRGRQLRTTSVDVPLPKGIDGGYRLRVPNAGNAGTDGGASGDLYVYVTMAPHPHFRREGDDLYYELEVGIAQAALGGTFTVPTMEGEEPFELPAGTQPLAEFRLRGRGMPRLRQPGKGDLVIVAKVVVPTRLSPEARELLEAYAVEAGEAVDEHETVVEKVRGLFGRLRDRLHRDDVPGTETAN encoded by the coding sequence ATGCCCGACTACTACGCGCTCCTCGGGGTCGATCGCAGCGCCGATGCGGCACAGATCAAGTCGGCGTACCGGCGCCTGGCGCTCAAGTACCACCCCGACCGCAACCCCGGCGACAAGGAGGCCGAGGAGCGCTTCAAGCAGATCAACGAGGCCTACGCCGTGCTCTCGGACCCCGAGAAGCGCAGCCGCTACGACCGCTACGGCACCGTCGACGAGAGCATGCCCGTGGGCATGGACATCTTCGACATCTTCGCCTCAGTCTTCGGCGGCGGCATGGGCGGCATGGGCATGGGCCGGGCGGCTCGCGGCCGCGGCCAACCGGGTGAGGACCTCGAGGTAGAGGTCGAGGTGACGCTCGAACAGGCCTGGGCGGGCGAGACCGTCAAGGTGCCCGTCGAGCGCATGGTCCTGTGCGACCACTGCCACGGCGACAGGGCCGAGCCCGGCACCGACGGCAAGCGCACCTGCCCGACCTGCGGCGGCGTCGGCCAGGTGAGGACGCACGCGCAGTCGCTGTTCGGCACCGTCATGACCACCCGCACCTGCCCCGAGTGCCGGGGCGACGGCCAGGTGATCACCGAGCCGTGCACCGTCTGCGGTGGGCGCGGTCGCCAGCTCCGGACGACGAGCGTCGACGTGCCGCTGCCCAAGGGCATCGACGGCGGCTACCGCCTGCGCGTCCCGAACGCCGGCAACGCCGGCACCGACGGCGGGGCGAGCGGCGACCTCTACGTCTACGTCACCATGGCCCCGCACCCGCACTTCCGGCGCGAGGGCGACGACCTGTACTACGAGCTCGAGGTCGGCATCGCCCAGGCGGCCCTCGGCGGCACCTTCACGGTCCCGACCATGGAGGGCGAGGAGCCCTTCGAGCTGCCCGCCGGCACGCAGCCGTTGGCCGAGTTCCGCCTGCGCGGCCGCGGCATGCCGCGCCTGCGCCAGCCGGGCAAGGGCGACCTCGTCATCGTCGCGAAGGTGGTCGTCCCCACGCGCCTCTCGCCGGAGGCCCGCGAGCTCCTCGAGGCCTACGCGGTCGAGGCCGGGGAGGCCGTCGACGAGCACGAGACCGTGGTCGAGAAGGTGCGCGGCCTGTTCGGCCGCCTCAGGGACCGCCTGCACCGGGACGACGTCCCCGGCACCGAGACCGCCAACTAG
- the miaA gene encoding tRNA (adenosine(37)-N6)-dimethylallyltransferase MiaA: MGEVWPGSRETGRDVANVTDEAGAGVAAAPPGARPGGDEARGDEPLTGPNHDDADHLDPVREPRRRVPALVGPTASGKSAAAMALAEELGLEVVSADAMQVYRGLDIGTAKPTPEERRRVTHHLVDVVDPDERFSVARFVDLAEGAIADVFSRGRVPLVVGGTGFYLRALREGVPTAPEADPERQAPLWRAVAEGRLDELIAELEAASPADAARAARNPRRVVRSVEVLRLTGRPPSAFPTTRPRFAYEVFLLDPPADELRRRIAKRARRQFEEGLVEEVRSLLERYPELPTARQSIGYKEVVAHVRGEASLEEAVVAVTVATARYAKRQRTWFRREPGVHRLPLTGEAAVPLLRARLVEMGLVGRGRGQ; this comes from the coding sequence GTGGGTGAGGTGTGGCCGGGCTCGCGCGAGACGGGCCGTGACGTCGCCAACGTGACCGACGAGGCGGGAGCCGGCGTGGCCGCAGCGCCCCCCGGGGCGCGCCCGGGCGGCGACGAGGCGCGCGGCGACGAGCCGCTGACCGGCCCGAACCACGACGACGCCGACCACCTCGACCCGGTCCGCGAGCCGCGCCGACGCGTCCCGGCCCTCGTGGGCCCGACGGCGTCGGGGAAGAGCGCGGCCGCCATGGCGCTCGCGGAGGAGCTCGGCCTCGAGGTCGTCAGCGCCGACGCGATGCAGGTCTACCGCGGCCTCGACATCGGCACCGCCAAGCCGACGCCCGAGGAGCGCCGCCGCGTCACTCACCACCTCGTCGACGTCGTCGACCCCGACGAGCGCTTCTCCGTGGCCCGCTTCGTCGATCTGGCCGAGGGCGCGATCGCCGACGTGTTCTCGCGCGGTCGCGTGCCGCTGGTCGTCGGCGGTACCGGCTTCTACCTCAGGGCGCTGCGCGAGGGGGTGCCCACGGCGCCCGAGGCCGACCCGGAGCGGCAGGCGCCGCTGTGGCGCGCCGTCGCGGAGGGCCGCCTCGACGAGCTCATAGCCGAGCTGGAGGCGGCCTCGCCGGCCGACGCCGCCCGCGCGGCCCGCAACCCCCGCCGGGTCGTGCGCAGCGTCGAGGTGCTGCGGCTCACCGGGCGTCCGCCGTCGGCGTTCCCGACCACCAGGCCCCGCTTCGCCTACGAGGTGTTCCTGCTCGACCCGCCGGCAGACGAGCTGAGGCGGCGCATCGCCAAGCGCGCGCGGCGGCAGTTCGAGGAGGGGCTCGTCGAGGAGGTCCGCTCGCTCCTGGAGCGCTACCCGGAGCTGCCCACGGCCAGGCAGTCGATCGGCTACAAGGAGGTCGTCGCGCACGTGCGGGGGGAAGCCTCCCTCGAGGAGGCGGTCGTGGCGGTCACGGTCGCCACCGCGCGCTACGCCAAGCGCCAGCGCACCTGGTTCCGGCGCGAGCCCGGCGTACACCGCCTGCCGCTCACCGGCGAGGCGGCCGTGCCCCTGCTGCGGGCGCGCCTGGTGGAGATGGGGCTGGTGGGGCGCGGGCGCGGCCAGTAG